The Pseudofrankia inefficax genome window below encodes:
- a CDS encoding polyprenyl synthetase family protein yields the protein MSATGLDTMGIRADPDLEIAVRAGLTGVERVLRDAIRSEFAFVTEASRHLTDAGGKRFRPMVVLLAAHFADPAAPEVIQAAAAIELTHLSTLYHDDVMDEAPLRRGAASANARWTNTVAILVGDYLFARASEITADLGPEATRILAQTIATLCEGQIRETVGPMPDDDPVEHYLRVVTGKTASLIAASGRLGAMMSGADPVTADILATFGERIGVCFQLSDDIIDVSSATADSGKTPGTDLRAGVLTLPVLYTLRGRDKGADRLRELVAGGFTADPAVEEALEILRGHAGMDEARAELRSWAASARGCLAPLPESSARTALESLTDFVIARTG from the coding sequence ATGAGCGCAACCGGGCTGGACACCATGGGGATCAGGGCCGACCCTGATCTCGAAATCGCCGTGCGAGCGGGTCTCACGGGCGTGGAGCGCGTGCTGCGCGACGCGATCCGTAGCGAGTTCGCGTTCGTCACGGAGGCGTCACGACATCTCACCGATGCGGGCGGAAAACGATTCCGCCCCATGGTGGTGCTGCTCGCGGCGCACTTCGCCGACCCGGCCGCGCCGGAGGTGATCCAGGCCGCGGCCGCCATCGAGCTGACCCACCTGTCGACCCTGTACCACGACGACGTGATGGACGAGGCCCCGCTTCGCCGCGGGGCCGCCTCCGCGAACGCCCGATGGACGAACACGGTGGCCATCCTCGTCGGCGACTACCTGTTCGCCAGGGCCTCGGAGATCACCGCCGATCTGGGCCCGGAGGCGACGAGGATCCTCGCCCAGACGATCGCCACCCTGTGCGAGGGCCAGATCCGGGAGACCGTGGGGCCGATGCCCGACGACGACCCGGTCGAGCACTACCTGCGGGTCGTCACGGGCAAGACCGCGTCCCTGATCGCCGCCTCCGGCCGGCTCGGAGCCATGATGTCCGGCGCGGACCCCGTGACGGCCGACATCCTGGCCACCTTCGGGGAGCGCATCGGGGTCTGCTTCCAGCTCTCCGACGACATCATCGACGTCTCGTCGGCCACCGCTGACTCCGGCAAGACCCCGGGGACGGACCTGCGGGCCGGCGTCCTGACGTTGCCGGTGCTCTACACGCTGCGGGGCAGGGACAAGGGCGCCGACCGGCTGCGTGAGCTGGTGGCGGGTGGCTTCACCGCGGACCCGGCCGTCGAGGAGGCGCTTGAGATCCTGCGCGGCCACGCGGGGATGGACGAGGCGCGGGCCGAGCTGCGCTCCTGGGCCGCCAGCGCCCGTGGCTGCCTCGCTCCGCTCCCTGAGAGCTCGGCGCGGACCGCCCTGGAGAGCCTCACCGACTTCGTCATCGCCCGGACCGGCTGA
- the nuoN gene encoding NADH-quinone oxidoreductase subunit NuoN yields the protein MSPVLIVLGLAFVGILVEAFTSASTRRNLQPVLAFLGFLVAFIAVCLLHTRRATLVDGALAIDGPTLFLQGTILVFGLLAVLLVAERRLDSTGGAIVAQAAVTPGAAGSNALQTSQNMQTEAYPLMAFSVSGMLMFVQSNNLLVMFVALEILSLPLYLLAGLARRRRLLSQEAALKYFLLGAFSSAFFLYGLAMIYGYASTVNLGGIATAASTVGKNDTYLYFGIGLLAVGFFFKIGAAPFHSWTPDVYQGSPTPITAFMAAGTKVAAFGGLLRVFYVAFGGLRWDWRPVVWSVAILTMVVGAVLALTQRDIKRMLAYSAIAHAGFLLVGLAGTNTDGLSGSMFYLVTYGFTTIAAFGVVSLVRTSDGEASDLSQWQGLGRTSPLLAGVFAFLLLALAGIPLTSGFTGKFAVFQAAIAGNATGLVVIALVCSAIAAFFYVRVIVLMFFSNPPADGPVVVTRPTLTYATVGVGTLLTLLLGVAPQPLLDLASHAAASGFVR from the coding sequence ATGAGCCCCGTGCTGATCGTGCTCGGGCTCGCGTTCGTGGGCATCCTGGTCGAGGCGTTCACGTCGGCGTCCACCCGGCGCAACCTCCAGCCGGTGCTGGCCTTCCTCGGCTTCCTGGTGGCGTTCATCGCCGTCTGCCTGCTGCACACCCGCCGGGCGACGCTGGTGGACGGCGCGCTGGCCATCGATGGGCCGACGCTGTTCCTGCAGGGCACGATCCTCGTGTTCGGCCTGCTGGCCGTGCTGCTGGTCGCCGAGCGGCGGCTGGACTCGACCGGCGGCGCCATCGTCGCCCAGGCCGCGGTCACGCCCGGCGCGGCCGGCTCCAACGCGCTGCAGACCTCCCAGAACATGCAGACCGAGGCCTATCCGCTGATGGCGTTCTCGGTGTCCGGCATGCTGATGTTCGTCCAGTCGAACAACCTGCTGGTGATGTTCGTCGCGCTGGAGATCCTGTCGCTGCCGCTGTACCTGCTCGCGGGCCTGGCCCGCCGGCGCCGGCTGCTCTCGCAGGAGGCGGCGCTGAAGTACTTCCTGCTCGGCGCGTTCTCGTCGGCGTTCTTCCTCTACGGCCTGGCGATGATCTACGGCTACGCCAGCACCGTGAACCTCGGCGGCATCGCGACGGCGGCGAGCACCGTCGGTAAGAACGACACCTACCTGTACTTCGGGATCGGCCTGCTGGCCGTCGGGTTCTTCTTCAAGATCGGCGCCGCGCCGTTCCACTCGTGGACCCCGGACGTCTACCAGGGCTCGCCCACGCCGATCACCGCGTTCATGGCGGCCGGCACCAAGGTCGCGGCCTTCGGCGGTCTGCTGCGGGTGTTCTACGTCGCCTTCGGCGGTCTTCGCTGGGACTGGCGGCCCGTCGTCTGGTCCGTGGCAATTCTCACAATGGTCGTCGGTGCCGTCCTCGCGCTGACCCAGCGCGACATCAAGCGGATGCTCGCCTACTCGGCGATCGCGCACGCCGGCTTCCTGCTCGTCGGCCTGGCCGGCACGAACACCGACGGCCTGTCCGGTTCGATGTTCTACCTGGTCACCTACGGCTTCACCACGATCGCCGCGTTCGGCGTCGTCTCCCTGGTCAGGACGAGCGACGGCGAGGCCAGCGACCTGTCCCAGTGGCAGGGCCTGGGCCGCACGTCACCGCTGCTGGCGGGCGTTTTCGCCTTCCTGCTGCTGGCCCTCGCGGGCATCCCGCTGACGAGCGGCTTCACCGGTAAGTTCGCGGTCTTCCAGGCGGCGATCGCCGGCAACGCGACCGGGCTGGTCGTCATCGCCCTGGTCTGCAGCGCCATCGCGGCGTTCTTCTACGTCCGGGTGATCGTGCTGATGTTCTTCTCGAACCCGCCGGCCGATGGCCCGGTCGTGGTGACCCGGCCCACTCTCACCTACGCCACGGTCGGGGTCGGCACCCTGCTGACACTGCTCCTCGGCGTCGCGCCGCAGCCTTTGTTGGACCTCGCTAGTCACGCGGCGGCCTCAGGCTTCGTACGCTGA
- a CDS encoding NADH-quinone oxidoreductase subunit M: MHTAPWLTILLAIPLVGAVVVALIPKTASTFAKQLTLGLTIVELVIAVIATAAYRPNVPGFQFTQRYDWIKQFGVSYSVGADGISIVLILLAAVLVPVVVLASWHECEEGKRSVPAFFALLLALQAGMVGVFAATDVFLFYVFFEAMLIPMYFLIGSYGAPKEQTQRAYAAVKFLLYSLFGGLLMLAAVIGLYVVSVHQLGHGTFDFATLRQMKIDPTTQKWLFLGFFLAFAIKAPLFPFHTWLPDAGAQSPTGGAVLLVGVLDKVGTFGLIRYCIPLFPDAADYFAPLVLALAVIGIFYGALLAIGQRDMKRLVSYTSLAHFGFIALGCFAFTSQAGVGAVLYMVNHGLSTGLLFLVVGFLVARRGSRDVDAYGGMAKVTPVLAGVFLIGGLSSLALPGLNSFVSEFLVLVGTFTRYRALAIVATCGIVLAAIYVLNLYKRTMTGPVTQENSLLTDLSVREKLVVAPIIALIIALGVYPKPLIDIIRPSVTATFTDVGHHDPAPTTPVAGASTTGGHS, translated from the coding sequence ATGCACACCGCCCCCTGGCTGACAATTCTGCTTGCCATCCCGCTCGTCGGCGCGGTCGTCGTCGCGCTGATCCCGAAGACCGCCAGCACGTTCGCCAAGCAGCTCACGCTGGGGCTGACGATCGTCGAGCTGGTCATCGCGGTGATCGCGACCGCCGCCTACCGGCCGAACGTCCCCGGCTTCCAGTTCACCCAGCGGTACGACTGGATCAAGCAGTTCGGGGTGTCGTACTCGGTCGGCGCCGACGGCATCTCGATCGTGCTGATCCTGCTGGCCGCGGTGCTGGTCCCCGTCGTCGTGCTGGCGAGCTGGCACGAGTGCGAGGAGGGCAAGCGCTCCGTCCCGGCCTTCTTCGCCCTGCTGCTCGCGCTCCAGGCCGGCATGGTCGGCGTCTTCGCCGCCACCGACGTCTTCCTGTTCTACGTCTTCTTCGAAGCGATGCTCATCCCGATGTACTTCCTCATCGGGAGCTACGGGGCGCCGAAGGAGCAGACGCAGCGCGCGTACGCGGCGGTCAAGTTCCTGCTGTACAGCCTGTTCGGCGGCCTGCTGATGCTCGCCGCGGTGATCGGCCTGTACGTCGTCTCCGTGCACCAGCTCGGCCACGGGACGTTCGACTTCGCCACGCTGCGGCAGATGAAGATCGACCCGACCACGCAGAAGTGGCTGTTCCTCGGCTTCTTCCTCGCGTTCGCGATCAAGGCGCCGCTGTTCCCGTTCCACACCTGGCTGCCGGACGCCGGTGCCCAGTCGCCGACCGGCGGCGCGGTGCTGCTGGTCGGCGTGCTCGACAAGGTCGGCACCTTCGGCCTGATCCGCTACTGCATCCCGCTGTTCCCGGACGCGGCCGACTACTTCGCCCCGCTCGTGCTGGCGCTGGCGGTGATCGGCATCTTCTACGGCGCGCTGCTCGCGATCGGGCAGCGGGACATGAAGCGGCTGGTCTCCTACACGTCGCTGGCCCACTTCGGCTTCATCGCGCTGGGCTGCTTCGCCTTCACCTCGCAGGCCGGCGTCGGCGCGGTGCTGTACATGGTCAACCACGGCCTCTCCACCGGCCTGCTGTTCCTGGTGGTCGGCTTCCTGGTGGCCCGCCGCGGCAGCCGCGACGTGGACGCCTACGGCGGCATGGCCAAGGTGACGCCGGTGCTGGCCGGGGTGTTCCTCATCGGCGGTCTGTCGTCGCTGGCGCTGCCGGGCCTGAACAGCTTCGTCTCCGAGTTCCTCGTCCTGGTCGGCACCTTCACCCGCTACCGGGCGCTGGCGATCGTCGCGACCTGCGGCATCGTGCTGGCCGCGATCTACGTGCTGAACCTCTACAAGCGGACGATGACCGGCCCGGTGACGCAGGAGAACTCGCTGCTCACCGACCTGTCCGTGCGCGAGAAGCTCGTCGTCGCGCCGATCATCGCGCTGATCATCGCCCTCGGGGTCTACCCCAAGCCGTTGATCGACATCATCCGGCCGTCGGTGACCGCCACGTTCACCGACGTCGGCCATCACGACCCGGCGCCGACCACCCCGGTCGCCGGCGCGAGCACCACCGGAGGCCACTCGTGA
- the nuoL gene encoding NADH-quinone oxidoreductase subunit L — protein MSPAAPAHAVHYAAASGAFSLTWLLIALPLAGAAILLLGGKRTDKWGHLLGTLAAVASFVVGLVLFFSLHSKAGDQRAVSQHLFSWIPVNGFQVDVGLLVDQLSVVFVLLITGVGSLIHIYSIGYMAHDPARRKFFAYMNLFLASMLLLVLGNNFLALYGGWELVGLSSFLLIKFWEYKPAAATAANKAFYMNRVGDVGLALAIMFLFATLGSTNYDTVFTAAAGHVLSYGTITAIALLLLLGACGKSGQFPLQAWLPDAMEGPTPISALIHAATMVTAGVYLIARSAPIFNDTQAARTVVLIIGAVTIMIGCIIGCAYDDIKKVLAYSTVSQIGYMFLAVGLGPAGYALGIMHLLAHGFFKAGLFLGSGSVIHAMDDEQDMRKYGGLWKYMKVTWVTFGLGYLAIIGFPPFSGFFTKDKIIETAFDKGGTSGYVLGIVALLGAGITAFYMTRLFLMTFHGKARWEHEGENAKHPHESPFTMTGPMMLLAVGSVFAGGLFVLGSSMQNWLAPVVGEHGEADHTLNPVVLTLLTLVVMLGGVAGGLLRYQLRPVDAVAKPDAQVSPLTVAARHDLYANTFNEAAFMIPGNFLVRFLVWFDKIIIDGAVGGTAAGIGGLSGRLRRTQTGYVRTYALSMLGGAILVIGALLLVRAG, from the coding sequence ATGAGCCCGGCTGCCCCGGCCCACGCTGTGCATTACGCCGCCGCGAGCGGTGCGTTCTCGCTGACCTGGCTGCTCATCGCCCTGCCGCTGGCCGGCGCCGCGATCCTGCTGCTCGGCGGCAAGCGCACCGACAAGTGGGGCCATCTGCTGGGCACGCTCGCGGCGGTGGCGAGCTTCGTCGTCGGTCTGGTGCTGTTCTTCTCGCTGCACAGCAAGGCCGGCGACCAGCGCGCCGTCTCCCAGCACCTGTTCTCCTGGATTCCGGTCAACGGCTTCCAGGTCGACGTCGGCCTGCTCGTCGACCAGCTCTCCGTCGTCTTCGTGCTGCTGATCACCGGTGTGGGCTCGCTGATCCACATCTACTCGATCGGCTACATGGCGCACGACCCGGCGCGGCGGAAGTTCTTCGCCTACATGAACCTGTTCCTCGCCTCCATGCTGCTGCTGGTGCTGGGGAACAACTTCCTGGCGCTCTACGGCGGCTGGGAGCTGGTCGGCCTCTCGTCCTTCCTGCTCATCAAGTTCTGGGAGTACAAGCCGGCCGCCGCCACCGCGGCGAACAAGGCCTTCTACATGAACCGGGTCGGCGACGTCGGCCTGGCGCTGGCGATCATGTTCCTGTTCGCCACGCTCGGCTCGACGAACTACGACACGGTCTTCACCGCCGCCGCCGGGCACGTGCTCAGCTACGGCACGATCACCGCGATCGCGCTGCTGCTCCTGCTCGGCGCCTGTGGCAAGTCCGGCCAGTTCCCGCTGCAGGCCTGGCTCCCGGACGCCATGGAGGGCCCGACCCCGATCTCCGCGCTCATCCACGCGGCGACGATGGTCACCGCCGGCGTCTACCTGATCGCCCGGTCGGCCCCGATCTTCAACGACACCCAGGCCGCGCGGACCGTCGTCCTCATCATCGGCGCGGTCACGATCATGATCGGCTGCATCATCGGCTGCGCGTACGACGACATCAAGAAGGTGCTCGCGTACTCGACGGTCAGCCAGATCGGCTACATGTTCCTGGCGGTCGGCCTCGGGCCGGCCGGCTACGCGCTGGGCATCATGCACCTGCTCGCGCACGGCTTCTTCAAGGCCGGCCTGTTCCTCGGCTCCGGCTCCGTCATCCACGCGATGGACGACGAGCAGGACATGCGGAAGTACGGCGGCCTGTGGAAGTACATGAAGGTCACCTGGGTGACGTTCGGCCTCGGCTACCTGGCCATCATCGGCTTCCCGCCGTTCTCCGGGTTCTTCACCAAGGACAAGATCATCGAGACGGCGTTCGACAAGGGCGGAACGTCCGGCTACGTGCTCGGGATCGTCGCCCTGCTCGGTGCCGGCATCACCGCCTTCTACATGACCCGGCTGTTCCTGATGACCTTCCATGGGAAGGCGCGCTGGGAGCACGAGGGTGAGAACGCGAAGCACCCGCACGAGTCGCCGTTCACGATGACCGGGCCGATGATGCTGCTGGCCGTCGGGTCGGTCTTCGCCGGTGGCCTGTTCGTCCTGGGCAGCTCGATGCAGAACTGGCTCGCCCCGGTCGTCGGCGAGCACGGCGAGGCGGACCACACGCTGAACCCGGTCGTGCTGACCCTGCTCACGCTCGTCGTGATGCTCGGCGGCGTCGCGGGCGGGCTGCTGCGCTACCAGCTGCGCCCGGTGGACGCGGTCGCCAAGCCCGACGCTCAGGTCAGCCCGCTGACCGTCGCGGCCCGCCACGACCTCTACGCGAACACCTTCAACGAGGCCGCCTTCATGATCCCGGGCAACTTCCTGGTCCGGTTCCTGGTCTGGTTCGACAAGATCATCATCGATGGCGCGGTGGGCGGTACCGCCGCCGGCATCGGTGGGCTGTCCGGCCGGCTGAGGCGCACCCAGACCGGCTACGTCCGGACCTACGCACTTTCGATGTTGGGAGGCGCGATCCTCGTGATCGGGGCCCTGCTGCTGGTGAGGGCGGGCTGA
- the nuoK gene encoding NADH-quinone oxidoreductase subunit NuoK — protein MNPGNYLILAGLLFAIGAVGVLVRRNAIVVFMCVELMLNAVNLTLVTFSRINGNLEGQVIAFFVMVVAAAEVVIGLAIILTIFRTRKSASIDDVNLLKY, from the coding sequence GTGAACCCGGGGAACTACCTGATCCTGGCCGGGCTGCTGTTCGCGATCGGCGCGGTCGGCGTGCTGGTCCGGCGCAACGCCATCGTCGTGTTCATGTGCGTCGAGCTGATGCTCAACGCGGTGAACCTGACGCTGGTGACCTTCTCCCGGATCAACGGCAACCTCGAGGGCCAGGTCATCGCCTTCTTCGTGATGGTGGTCGCCGCGGCCGAGGTCGTGATCGGCCTGGCGATCATCTTGACGATCTTCCGAACCCGCAAGTCCGCGTCCATCGACGACGTGAACCTGCTGAAGTACTGA
- a CDS encoding NADH-quinone oxidoreductase subunit J → MDAQLLAAAAPITHVGVGETLTFWIIAPIAVIGALGMVFAKKAVHGALMLVANLFCVAVCYLLQDAPFLGFVQIVVYTGAIMVLFLFVLMLIGVESSESLVETLRGQRVAAVVLGLGFAGLLVFPLGKAIKNQPAAGVADVNQAGGGNIHAIARLLFTQYVFAFEAVSALLVIAAVGAMILSHRERTGPRPSQKETLRRRIAEGRVLTPVPGPGVYARADSADQVPTLPGADRGLVGGVPTSLPPGEEPPGGTGPGGGVGGDSPDASTGPGAANGSAPVGAGKGSGL, encoded by the coding sequence ATGGACGCGCAGTTGCTTGCCGCCGCGGCACCGATCACCCATGTGGGTGTCGGGGAGACGCTGACCTTCTGGATCATCGCCCCGATCGCGGTGATCGGGGCGCTGGGGATGGTCTTCGCCAAGAAGGCCGTGCACGGCGCGCTCATGCTGGTCGCCAACCTGTTCTGCGTGGCGGTCTGCTACCTGCTGCAGGACGCGCCGTTCCTCGGCTTCGTGCAGATCGTGGTCTACACCGGCGCGATCATGGTGCTGTTCCTGTTCGTGCTGATGCTGATCGGCGTCGAGTCCAGCGAGTCGCTGGTCGAGACGCTGCGCGGCCAGCGGGTCGCGGCCGTCGTGCTCGGCCTCGGCTTCGCCGGCCTGCTGGTCTTCCCCCTGGGGAAGGCGATCAAGAACCAGCCGGCCGCGGGTGTGGCCGACGTGAACCAGGCCGGCGGCGGGAACATCCACGCGATCGCCCGGCTGCTGTTCACCCAGTACGTGTTCGCCTTCGAGGCCGTCTCGGCGCTGCTGGTCATCGCGGCGGTCGGCGCGATGATCCTCAGCCACCGCGAGCGGACCGGGCCGCGGCCGTCGCAGAAGGAGACGCTGCGCCGGCGGATCGCCGAGGGCCGGGTGCTGACCCCGGTTCCGGGCCCGGGCGTGTACGCCCGCGCCGACTCGGCGGACCAGGTTCCGACGCTGCCGGGCGCGGATCGCGGCCTGGTCGGCGGCGTGCCGACCAGCCTGCCGCCGGGTGAGGAACCGCCCGGCGGGACCGGGCCGGGTGGTGGCGTCGGTGGCGACTCGCCCGACGCCTCGACCGGTCCCGGTGCCGCGAACGGGTCGGCGCCGGTCGGCGCCGGAAAGGGGAGCGGGCTGTGA
- the nuoI gene encoding NADH-quinone oxidoreductase subunit NuoI produces the protein MGYFDFFKGFGLTFGNMFRKPVTESYPEQKKPTAPRFHGRHQLNRHPDGLEKCVGCELCAWACPADAIYVEGADNTDEERFSPGERYGKVYQINYLRCILCGLCIEACPTRALTMGNEYELADDSRNDLIFTKEQLLAPLREGMAAPPHPMYLGETETDYYRWDPNTPLPAFQELARDGGSGSEH, from the coding sequence ATGGGCTACTTCGATTTCTTCAAGGGCTTCGGTCTCACCTTCGGCAACATGTTCCGCAAGCCGGTGACGGAGTCCTACCCAGAGCAGAAGAAGCCGACCGCGCCGCGGTTCCACGGCCGCCACCAGCTCAACCGGCACCCGGACGGGCTGGAGAAGTGCGTCGGCTGCGAGCTGTGCGCGTGGGCCTGCCCCGCCGACGCCATCTACGTCGAGGGCGCGGACAACACCGACGAGGAGCGTTTCTCGCCCGGTGAGCGGTACGGCAAGGTCTACCAGATCAACTATCTGCGCTGCATTCTGTGCGGACTGTGCATCGAGGCCTGCCCGACCAGGGCCCTGACGATGGGCAACGAGTACGAGCTCGCCGACGACAGCCGCAATGACCTGATCTTCACCAAGGAGCAGCTGCTCGCCCCGCTCCGGGAGGGGATGGCGGCACCGCCCCACCCGATGTACCTCGGCGAGACCGAGACCGACTACTACCGCTGGGACCCGAACACACCGTTGCCCGCCTTCCAGGAACTGGCGCGCGACGGCGGGTCTGGTTCGGAGCACTGA
- the nuoH gene encoding NADH-quinone oxidoreductase subunit NuoH: MNTALLVAAGSTGADPDLSRFGSDPFWLVLIKGVAVFAFLMIMTLFGIVFERKVVARMQVRLGPNRHGPKGWGQSLLDGIKLMLKEDIIPALADKPVFLLAPLVSVIPALIAFAVIPFGPEVSIFGHHTVLQLADLPVGVLYLLSAASIGVYGLILSGWSSGSTYPLLGSLRSAAQIISYEIAMGLAFVAVFMYSGTLSTSGIVEHQRHMWYIALFPSFVIYMISMVGETNRTPFDLPEAEGELVGGFLTEYSSIKFAFFYLAEYVNLVTVSAVMTTLFLGGWQPPPIPGLSSLNHGWVPLIWFMIKLLLVMFFFVWLRGTLPRLRYDQFMSFGWKILIPFGLVWVLFIAALRTIRQSDTSDARPWLIGLAVILGLFVVAEFLFGGRRSADEDDDDADGQGPPSLENIPWPPPPGQDRENGDIDRGAARNPAVIPAGPRQREEF, from the coding sequence ATGAACACCGCCCTCCTGGTCGCCGCCGGCTCGACCGGGGCCGACCCGGACCTGTCCCGGTTCGGCTCGGACCCGTTCTGGCTGGTCCTGATCAAGGGCGTCGCGGTCTTCGCGTTCCTCATGATCATGACGCTGTTCGGCATCGTGTTCGAGCGCAAGGTCGTCGCCCGGATGCAGGTCCGGCTCGGGCCGAACCGGCACGGGCCGAAGGGCTGGGGACAGAGCCTCCTCGACGGCATCAAGCTGATGCTGAAGGAGGACATCATCCCGGCGCTGGCCGACAAGCCGGTGTTCCTGCTGGCCCCGCTGGTGTCCGTCATCCCGGCGCTGATCGCGTTCGCGGTCATCCCGTTCGGGCCCGAGGTCTCGATCTTCGGCCACCACACGGTGCTGCAGCTGGCCGACCTTCCCGTCGGGGTGCTCTACCTGCTCTCCGCGGCGTCCATCGGGGTGTACGGGCTGATCCTGTCCGGCTGGTCGAGCGGCTCGACCTACCCGCTGCTCGGCTCGCTGCGCTCGGCCGCTCAGATCATCTCCTACGAGATCGCGATGGGCCTGGCCTTCGTCGCGGTGTTCATGTACTCCGGGACGCTGTCGACCTCAGGGATCGTCGAGCACCAGCGGCACATGTGGTACATCGCCCTGTTCCCGTCGTTCGTGATCTACATGATCTCGATGGTCGGCGAGACGAACCGGACGCCGTTCGACCTTCCCGAGGCCGAGGGCGAGCTGGTCGGCGGCTTCCTCACCGAGTACAGCTCGATCAAGTTCGCGTTCTTCTACCTGGCCGAGTACGTCAACCTGGTCACGGTCTCCGCGGTCATGACGACGCTGTTCCTGGGTGGCTGGCAGCCGCCGCCGATCCCGGGGCTGTCGTCCCTGAACCACGGCTGGGTCCCGCTGATCTGGTTCATGATCAAGCTGCTGCTCGTGATGTTCTTCTTCGTGTGGCTGCGGGGCACGCTGCCTCGGCTGCGCTACGACCAGTTCATGAGCTTCGGCTGGAAGATCCTGATCCCGTTCGGGCTGGTCTGGGTGCTGTTCATCGCCGCGCTGCGCACCATCCGGCAGAGCGACACCTCCGACGCCCGGCCCTGGCTGATCGGCCTCGCCGTGATCCTCGGCCTGTTCGTGGTCGCCGAGTTCCTGTTCGGCGGACGGCGCTCCGCGGACGAGGACGACGACGACGCGGACGGCCAGGGACCACCCAGTCTGGAGAACATCCCGTGGCCCCCGCCGCCTGGCCAGGACCGCGAGAACGGGGACATCGACAGGGGGGCGGCCAGGAATCCGGCCGTCATCCCGGCTGGCCCGCGCCAGCGTGAGGAGTTCTAG